The Aureispira anguillae genome contains a region encoding:
- a CDS encoding response regulator: MPSRSILIISSHAGMIKYLSRMLCELDYPFEVLALSNLALLATMSQSIELILLPLQFQKEQGNLQAAQKIRKFYDVPCIFLSEQMNVGLLQQIKTIPKPIYWIRSYRKDDLFVYIELAKNHQVNKKNA, translated from the coding sequence ATGCCTTCTAGATCAATTCTAATTATAAGTAGTCATGCTGGGATGATTAAATATCTAAGTCGAATGCTTTGTGAATTGGACTATCCTTTTGAGGTATTAGCACTTAGCAACTTAGCGTTGTTAGCGACTATGTCACAATCTATAGAGTTGATTTTACTTCCGCTCCAATTTCAAAAAGAGCAAGGGAATTTGCAGGCTGCACAAAAAATAAGAAAATTTTATGACGTGCCTTGTATTTTTCTATCCGAACAAATGAATGTTGGGCTATTGCAACAGATAAAAACAATACCCAAACCGATTTATTGGATTCGATCTTATCGGAAGGATGATTTATTTGTTTATATCGAGTTGGCAAAGAATCATCAAGTCAACAAAAAAAACGCTTGA
- a CDS encoding CHAT domain-containing protein → MRFIYFHILLFISIACTAQHLEQAQQWADSSEFVIYEDLDLNQAQQLNKKAATIFKQFNHLEGQIQCQINTATIYAQKDSFHHCLELLNALESKIDSNHHLRGVWLTSKAWALWGIAQYEAAYQVAILACPILQQHKDWERLASASLLATYSIYYNNSSDFSTIDKHIDRTYKIARQHLPPSRLIFKYLYQLYGAILYQQGRIDQAIQITQQGLDYEYQLLNKNHFRKDSAIVAKYYSNLGRMYAENHDIEQGIIYYSNAFILYQELNNYAELIKLCTRIGELYQQKEENTAADLYFSKIPTYIPLLPKNPLIQKRENSFEHLAIAYYYQHFNLHDSIIAYYQNNIAYIKKHHLATDKAYLNIGTAYETKGDYSQAKFYYQKALYLTLQKYGQKGTKIAAIYFKLGHLAAEENDYPKAIAYMDSVILFLDESPQSEGDNIQLLEYLLDKSIAIEAYQKRGDVFVKRGEHNKAHADFNTIILLTNYLRDNYTNSESKLLSSNRLRPVYEKAAASAWQLYQNQQDSFYQLSIFDYAEHSKSALLNENILKFRNEYTQGGIGIPKELLQKEEKYIALIDRCKERIMEAQKGQNKPQKAHYLKKMLFLEQQLDSLEQFLQKTYPNYRSWDHGRDAVVSPLTVQAYLAEDELLIEYFISNNHFFIIYISSETVKIKEVPNFNSRHFKANLRRLRRSLSNVAFILAHKKEAYQTFCTTAYWFYHNFLEDKLLAHKKHLIIIPDRNLHYIPFEVLLTTPSGNNSKMDYQNLPYLIRKYTIHYEYSAAVMVNTQDQTNTSSGQILGFAASYGQQLDYKKLPKTIQAERTNDEVQLHNSVRPIPGAIEELTQISHRFSGDFFIDQEANEQAFKQHLAQNKYSVIHLAMHGIVDYNHPSYSSLMFTENLDSLEDNLLYSYEIQHLNGSHANLVVLSACKTGYGKYLQGEGIISLGRSFMYAGIPSIVMSLWELNDETSIQVMQSFYDNLAANQTKDQAMQQAKLTYLNNNNGFMAHPFFWASMIGIGNQQAILLNHAPTPWYWYPLGIFMLLSCYFLWRWFKGISR, encoded by the coding sequence ATGCGATTCATCTACTTTCATATCCTCCTCTTTATCTCAATAGCCTGTACGGCTCAACATTTAGAACAGGCACAACAATGGGCAGATAGTTCAGAATTTGTAATTTATGAAGACTTAGATTTAAATCAAGCGCAACAACTCAATAAAAAAGCGGCCACTATATTTAAGCAGTTCAACCACCTAGAAGGTCAAATCCAGTGTCAAATCAATACCGCTACAATCTATGCACAAAAAGATTCGTTCCACCATTGCCTAGAGCTATTAAACGCCCTTGAATCCAAAATCGATTCTAATCATCATTTGAGGGGGGTATGGTTAACGTCCAAGGCATGGGCATTGTGGGGCATCGCACAGTATGAAGCAGCTTATCAGGTTGCTATCCTAGCTTGCCCCATTCTACAGCAACACAAAGATTGGGAGCGTCTTGCAAGTGCCTCTTTATTGGCCACTTACTCTATCTATTATAATAACAGCAGTGATTTTAGCACTATTGATAAACATATAGATCGCACCTATAAAATTGCCCGTCAACATTTGCCACCTTCTCGACTAATTTTTAAATACCTTTACCAACTTTATGGAGCTATCCTTTACCAACAAGGTCGAATTGATCAAGCCATTCAGATCACCCAACAAGGGCTAGATTATGAGTATCAATTACTAAACAAAAATCACTTCAGAAAAGATTCTGCCATTGTGGCCAAATACTATAGCAATCTGGGGAGAATGTATGCAGAGAACCACGACATTGAGCAAGGGATTATTTACTATAGTAATGCGTTTATATTGTATCAAGAATTAAACAATTATGCAGAATTAATAAAACTCTGCACTCGTATCGGAGAATTGTACCAACAAAAGGAAGAAAATACAGCTGCCGACTTGTACTTTTCTAAAATTCCAACTTACATTCCCCTTTTACCCAAAAACCCTTTAATACAAAAAAGAGAAAACAGCTTTGAGCATTTAGCAATCGCTTATTATTATCAGCACTTTAACCTACACGATTCTATTATCGCCTATTATCAGAACAACATTGCATACATCAAAAAGCACCATTTAGCAACGGACAAAGCCTATCTAAACATCGGAACAGCTTATGAGACTAAAGGGGACTATTCTCAAGCAAAATTCTACTATCAAAAGGCGCTTTATCTTACCCTCCAAAAATATGGGCAAAAAGGAACCAAAATTGCAGCGATTTATTTTAAATTAGGGCATTTAGCCGCTGAAGAAAACGATTATCCCAAAGCCATTGCTTACATGGATAGTGTCATTTTGTTTTTGGACGAAAGCCCCCAATCTGAAGGAGATAACATTCAACTGTTGGAATATTTATTGGACAAATCTATTGCCATAGAAGCTTACCAGAAAAGAGGCGATGTTTTTGTAAAAAGAGGAGAACACAACAAAGCACATGCTGACTTCAATACGATTATTTTACTCACCAATTATCTTAGAGACAATTACACCAATAGTGAGTCCAAGTTATTGTCTAGTAATCGGCTTCGTCCTGTCTATGAAAAAGCAGCAGCCAGTGCTTGGCAGCTCTACCAAAATCAACAAGATAGCTTTTACCAACTCTCCATTTTCGATTATGCAGAACACAGTAAGTCCGCTTTGTTAAATGAAAATATTCTCAAATTTAGAAATGAATACACACAAGGAGGAATTGGCATTCCTAAAGAATTGTTGCAAAAGGAAGAAAAATACATTGCTCTAATTGACCGCTGTAAAGAGCGTATTATGGAAGCCCAAAAAGGGCAAAACAAGCCCCAAAAGGCGCATTACCTAAAAAAGATGCTTTTCTTAGAACAGCAGTTAGACTCTCTAGAACAATTCCTTCAAAAAACCTACCCCAATTATCGGTCTTGGGATCATGGACGAGATGCTGTTGTATCCCCCTTAACGGTACAAGCCTATTTAGCAGAAGATGAATTATTAATTGAATATTTTATTAGCAACAATCATTTCTTTATTATTTATATCTCTAGTGAAACCGTCAAAATCAAAGAAGTTCCAAATTTTAACTCAAGGCATTTCAAAGCTAATCTACGTCGCTTAAGACGTTCTCTCTCCAATGTAGCGTTCATCTTAGCACATAAAAAAGAAGCCTACCAAACTTTTTGTACAACAGCTTATTGGTTTTATCACAACTTTTTGGAAGATAAACTGCTTGCCCATAAAAAGCACTTGATTATTATTCCTGATCGAAATTTGCATTATATTCCTTTTGAGGTCTTACTGACAACACCTTCTGGGAACAACAGCAAGATGGATTATCAAAACCTGCCTTACCTCATTCGAAAATATACCATTCATTATGAATACTCTGCTGCTGTCATGGTCAATACACAAGATCAAACCAATACCTCTAGCGGTCAAATTCTTGGTTTTGCGGCTAGTTATGGACAGCAATTAGACTACAAAAAGTTGCCCAAAACAATCCAAGCAGAACGAACAAACGACGAAGTTCAATTGCACAATTCGGTTCGCCCTATACCTGGTGCTATCGAAGAGTTAACACAAATTAGCCATCGATTTAGTGGTGATTTTTTTATAGACCAAGAAGCCAATGAACAGGCTTTCAAGCAGCATTTAGCTCAAAATAAGTACAGTGTTATTCACTTGGCAATGCATGGAATCGTAGACTATAACCATCCTTCTTATTCTTCCTTAATGTTTACAGAAAACTTAGATTCTCTAGAAGATAACCTGCTCTATTCCTATGAGATACAACATCTCAATGGCAGCCATGCTAATTTAGTTGTCCTTTCTGCCTGCAAAACTGGTTATGGGAAATACCTTCAAGGAGAAGGAATTATCTCTTTGGGAAGGAGTTTTATGTATGCAGGCATTCCTAGTATTGTAATGTCTCTATGGGAACTCAACGATGAGACAAGCATCCAAGTTATGCAGTCTTTTTATGATAATTTAGCGGCAAATCAAACCAAAGATCAAGCGATGCAACAAGCTAAACTTACTTATCTAAACAACAACAATGGTTTTATGGCGCATCCCTTCTTTTGGGCGAGTATGATTGGTATCGGCAATCAACAAGCCATTTTATTAAACCATGCTCCTACGCCTTGGTATTGGTACCCACTGGGAATTTTTATGCTCCTTAGCTGCTATTTCTTATGGAGGTGGTTTAAAGGTATATCTCGATGA
- a CDS encoding TonB-dependent receptor: MKYLLLSFFILLQVESISAQKRKKETKPAPILTHYTQTVRGIIIDKETQQPLVGANIELIHIDSILGTSSDIDGKFKLENVPVGRRSLAITYLGYKEQIISNLEVITGHEKVLTIALEEEAFTSTVVTVIANQQDKDKAINEMALSSVRQFRIEESERYAGSRADVSRMAANYAGVAAPNDNRNDIIIRGNSPLGLLWRLEGVDIPNPNHFGGFGTTGGPVSMLNSNVLASSDFFTGAFPAEYGNANAGVFDLKMRKGNNEKFQFLGQLGFNGIELGAEGPLSKKKGHSFLANYRYSTLGLFKLMGINFGLIGTPEYQDLNFKFHFPDAKIGTFTVFGLGGISAINLLESTLDKDKIDGGFGEDLRNGTQMAVLGVSHLYFLTDKSYLKSTIAGTLQREWSTISKLDQNNENPDYFYGGSFLQTKAMARITYHNKLNARFNIKAGLTGNYYFAKFLDSVQIAPIGFVPIRDFEGHAGMTQVFLQGKYKITPFMSAVAGVYSQWLMHNNSVSVEPRFAIQFKASQSTRFALAYGRHAQSQPFPIYFTQSRIGQDAYVQSNLNLDFTYSNHAVFSYDQSIGADFRVKLEAYFQHITNAPVQSVPSTYSLLNYGTSFGLTHVDSLVNAGLGRNYGVELTLEKFFTKGYYFLVTASLFQSEYQGSDQQWHSTAFNSNYVANALGGYEVKIGKKKNLALAFNLKMTVAGGRRYTPIDLEASNRVGAVTYVENSTNSARYPTYLKPDLQIVFRNNSKHYSEVYTLSLENFINYKNILNQDYDAVNKTIKTIFQLGIFPSFTYRITF, from the coding sequence ATGAAATACCTTTTATTAAGTTTTTTTATTCTACTTCAGGTAGAATCCATCTCTGCACAAAAAAGAAAAAAAGAAACCAAACCTGCCCCCATTCTTACACATTATACCCAAACGGTTCGGGGTATTATTATAGACAAAGAAACCCAGCAACCATTAGTAGGAGCTAACATTGAATTGATCCACATAGATAGTATCTTGGGTACTTCATCAGATATAGATGGAAAATTTAAGCTCGAAAATGTTCCTGTTGGTCGTCGATCGCTCGCCATTACTTATTTAGGCTATAAAGAACAAATCATATCCAATTTAGAGGTTATCACAGGACACGAAAAAGTACTTACGATTGCTCTAGAAGAAGAAGCTTTTACGAGTACTGTCGTAACGGTTATTGCCAACCAACAAGACAAAGATAAAGCAATTAACGAAATGGCACTCAGCTCTGTTCGCCAATTTAGAATCGAAGAGTCCGAGCGTTATGCTGGATCTAGAGCAGATGTATCTCGCATGGCGGCTAATTATGCGGGTGTAGCTGCGCCCAATGACAATAGAAATGATATTATCATTAGAGGAAACTCTCCTTTGGGGTTATTGTGGCGTTTAGAGGGGGTAGATATTCCCAACCCCAATCACTTTGGCGGTTTTGGAACCACAGGCGGTCCAGTAAGTATGCTAAACAGCAATGTTTTGGCTAGCTCTGACTTTTTTACAGGAGCCTTCCCTGCCGAATATGGGAATGCCAATGCAGGAGTGTTTGACCTTAAGATGCGAAAGGGAAACAATGAAAAATTCCAATTCTTGGGGCAATTGGGGTTCAATGGCATTGAACTAGGTGCTGAAGGTCCTCTTAGTAAGAAAAAAGGACACTCCTTTTTGGCAAATTATCGCTATTCAACTCTAGGTTTATTTAAATTAATGGGCATCAATTTTGGGCTAATAGGAACACCAGAATACCAAGATCTAAACTTTAAGTTTCATTTTCCAGATGCCAAAATAGGAACCTTCACCGTGTTTGGGCTTGGAGGAATTAGCGCCATCAATTTATTAGAAAGCACCCTTGATAAAGACAAAATTGATGGTGGCTTTGGCGAAGATCTTCGCAATGGTACACAAATGGCGGTATTGGGCGTCTCTCACCTTTACTTTCTAACCGATAAATCCTACCTCAAAAGTACGATAGCAGGCACGCTGCAACGAGAGTGGTCTACCATTTCTAAATTAGATCAAAACAATGAGAACCCTGATTATTTTTATGGAGGTTCTTTCTTACAGACCAAAGCAATGGCTCGCATCACTTATCATAATAAGCTCAATGCTCGTTTTAACATAAAGGCAGGGCTAACGGGAAATTATTATTTTGCCAAATTTTTGGACAGCGTACAAATTGCTCCTATTGGCTTTGTTCCCATCCGTGACTTTGAAGGGCATGCAGGCATGACACAGGTATTTCTGCAAGGAAAGTATAAAATTACTCCATTCATGTCTGCCGTAGCAGGCGTTTACAGCCAATGGTTAATGCACAATAACAGTGTTTCTGTAGAACCAAGATTCGCCATCCAATTTAAAGCAAGCCAATCGACTCGTTTTGCCTTAGCTTATGGTCGTCATGCTCAATCTCAGCCCTTTCCTATTTATTTTACGCAATCTCGAATCGGTCAAGATGCTTATGTACAAAGCAACCTGAATTTAGATTTCACCTATAGCAATCATGCTGTTTTTAGCTACGATCAGTCAATAGGTGCAGATTTTAGGGTCAAACTTGAAGCCTATTTTCAGCACATTACCAATGCTCCTGTACAAAGTGTTCCAAGTACCTACTCTTTGCTAAACTATGGTACCAGTTTTGGGCTTACTCATGTAGATAGTTTGGTTAATGCTGGTTTGGGGCGCAATTATGGTGTAGAGCTAACACTTGAGAAGTTTTTTACAAAAGGTTACTATTTTCTCGTCACAGCCTCCCTTTTTCAGTCCGAATATCAAGGCTCTGACCAACAATGGCACAGCACTGCCTTCAACAGCAATTATGTCGCCAATGCTTTGGGTGGGTACGAGGTAAAAATCGGGAAAAAGAAAAATCTTGCGCTGGCTTTTAATCTAAAAATGACCGTTGCTGGAGGTCGTCGTTATACACCAATTGACTTGGAAGCCTCTAACAGAGTTGGTGCTGTTACTTATGTCGAAAACTCAACCAATAGTGCTCGTTATCCAACCTATCTTAAACCAGATTTACAAATTGTCTTCCGAAATAATTCCAAGCATTATTCAGAAGTTTATACCCTTAGTCTAGAAAATTTCATTAATTATAAAAACATCTTGAACCAAGATTATGATGCGGTCAATAAGACCATAAAAACGATCTTCCAATTGGGAATTTTTCCTTCCTTTACCTATCGTATTACCTTTTAG
- a CDS encoding peroxidase-related enzyme (This protein belongs to a clade of uncharacterized proteins related to peroxidases such as the alkylhydroperoxidase AhpD.), with protein sequence MAHIKVIEHGEAEGELKEIYDELIKTRGKLAEVHKIQSLNPATIMAHMDLYMKIMFGKSPLRRYQREMMAVVVSVCNNCLYCTEHHAEAVRHFWKDAAKVDQLIADYTQVDLSEIDQLYCQLAKQLTQHPSQTSQEKYLKPLKDLGVDDRAILDATLVIAYFNFVNRIVLGLGVHLESKTETTGYHYD encoded by the coding sequence ATGGCGCATATTAAGGTTATTGAGCATGGCGAAGCGGAGGGGGAATTAAAAGAGATTTATGATGAGTTGATAAAAACGAGAGGTAAGTTGGCTGAGGTGCATAAAATACAAAGCTTAAATCCAGCCACAATCATGGCACACATGGATTTGTATATGAAAATTATGTTTGGAAAATCGCCTTTACGCCGCTATCAAAGAGAAATGATGGCCGTTGTGGTGTCGGTCTGTAATAATTGTTTATATTGTACTGAGCATCATGCAGAAGCGGTGCGCCATTTTTGGAAAGATGCTGCAAAAGTAGACCAACTAATCGCCGATTATACCCAAGTAGATTTATCCGAAATAGATCAACTCTATTGCCAGTTAGCCAAGCAATTAACTCAGCACCCATCCCAGACATCTCAAGAAAAGTATTTAAAACCTTTAAAAGATTTGGGCGTAGACGATCGAGCAATTTTAGATGCTACTTTGGTGATTGCCTACTTTAATTTTGTGAATAGAATTGTATTGGGGTTGGGTGTGCATCTAGAGTCAAAGACAGAAACAACAGGATATCATTATGATTAA
- a CDS encoding tail fiber domain-containing protein produces the protein MKSTSPVIGFLLMTLPLTSFAQNVGIGNTNPLEKLDVNGDLLIRGQDIYVSHDATANTNNDYISYDDAVPTTLGGGGIFHFHADDTRASTWQSPSASISARGAYFAGRVGIGTDNPLSLAHISSGTANDAVVRIEADTDDNNEDDNPRVELYQDAGSVGAMIGYYDGAHLSGNVFRIGTRYTNVDDWSTFTINTQTKHIGIGTNNPDQRLDINGGGIQLNGEFGIGFVGAIPYDGNVSGDRAKIYYDGDFIGTYYDFLVFEKTDANNADPDGGIVFTMKGSDNIRTSALTIRGNARVGLQTISNPAYALELPNSTAVGTGRARANAWATYSDGRLKDARKTIPYGLQTVLQLNPLIYQHHHSTTDKDGTIKIEEQSALDIGFIAQELKPLIPEAVHSPENEAQDLWAVDYTRLIPVLTKAIQEQQTTIKHLEQKCNHIQAQYQQLQEKLEQAPSN, from the coding sequence ATGAAATCAACATCCCCAGTTATTGGATTTTTATTGATGACTCTCCCTTTAACTTCTTTTGCTCAAAATGTTGGTATTGGTAATACCAATCCCCTCGAAAAACTAGATGTAAATGGCGATTTACTGATTCGAGGACAAGACATTTATGTTTCTCACGATGCTACAGCCAACACCAACAATGACTATATTAGTTACGATGACGCTGTCCCAACTACTCTAGGTGGTGGTGGCATTTTTCATTTTCACGCTGATGATACCCGTGCCAGTACTTGGCAGTCGCCATCCGCATCTATTAGTGCTAGAGGCGCATATTTTGCAGGAAGAGTTGGGATAGGTACCGATAACCCTTTGAGTCTTGCCCATATTTCGAGTGGAACGGCAAATGATGCTGTTGTCAGAATTGAAGCGGACACCGACGATAATAATGAAGACGATAACCCTAGAGTTGAGCTGTACCAAGATGCTGGTTCTGTAGGTGCTATGATTGGTTACTACGATGGAGCTCATCTTTCTGGCAATGTATTTCGTATAGGAACTCGATATACCAATGTAGACGATTGGTCAACCTTCACCATTAATACCCAAACAAAACATATTGGTATTGGTACCAATAATCCTGACCAACGCCTAGATATCAATGGAGGTGGTATACAACTCAATGGAGAATTTGGGATTGGTTTTGTGGGAGCAATTCCCTATGATGGTAATGTGTCTGGCGATCGAGCCAAAATCTATTACGATGGCGACTTTATTGGCACCTATTATGATTTTTTGGTTTTTGAAAAAACAGATGCGAATAATGCTGACCCAGATGGAGGAATCGTATTTACCATGAAAGGAAGTGATAACATACGTACCTCAGCACTAACCATCCGTGGAAATGCTAGAGTCGGTCTACAAACCATTTCCAATCCTGCTTATGCACTTGAATTGCCCAATAGTACCGCTGTAGGTACTGGTAGAGCTAGAGCCAATGCTTGGGCAACCTATTCTGATGGTCGTTTGAAAGATGCAAGAAAAACAATCCCTTATGGTTTACAAACCGTACTTCAACTCAATCCACTTATTTATCAACATCACCATTCAACTACTGATAAAGATGGAACGATTAAGATTGAGGAACAATCGGCTTTAGATATTGGTTTTATCGCTCAAGAATTAAAACCGCTTATTCCTGAAGCGGTACATAGCCCAGAAAATGAGGCTCAAGACCTTTGGGCTGTGGACTACACTCGTTTAATTCCTGTTTTAACAAAGGCCATTCAAGAACAACAAACTACCATTAAGCATCTGGAACAAAAATGTAATCACATCCAAGCACAGTATCAGCAATTGCAAGAAAAATTAGAGCAGGCTCCATCCAATTAA
- a CDS encoding protein kinase domain-containing protein, which translates to MSNQYYLKHSRQSISLVAKPFAGGGEGDLYEVLTASHKQYVAKIYHPQKRSKEREEKIAYLIEHPPVGLSEEGAIVWVIDALYDANYQFAGFIMPFARGKKLELLCLGKLSRKLGQEWSRFDFKHKTALQYRLRVCFNLAAAIYQIHATNHYVLVDMKPENILIQSNGLLSIVDTDSVEVLEDGVAIFPAPVATPEYSPPEFYRQAEEKNKTVRESWDRFGLAVIFYKLLCGIHPFAASAKPPYDHLVSLHEKIEEGLFVHNKTRQTLLNVVPPPHQRFEALDLGLQDLFIQCFEGGHESPELRPTANEWCAAFLVAIGDAELEAHFAHIMGLWGDTVGLKRVLPSMLYRSHEMILNPKKWLENELNNFFEAPPQLPMALTKAIRGSNQEMKLKLEWLDYGGAWLLFIVGAYWYLLFDVELKTWLLNDFWLWDILLINATFIAILVMVQVIFPRLVSFGRHLFSPQVQVRRLWREFRLSYPQLQQDSAKVKDTLLQQFLKKNAKNIATFEALKEQHIVPLQTYLEQQDGLVKGLMKERKATMDRIQKKYLIRAETNALLAEMKGRSVVSLDKRLRHYYQKEINAIERKALLQPDYQKLDALHQQHINEHLAATETAQNKLMEEAMSVFQLDHFFDKQLKSNSVENKVLKSLFKEYNINTLCAIKAMYYDKNQNLVIALERGDHLLVRSQQYPYLEHLKTCFYQYEEAIDYARNHDLNYGKEYFQERYAIKRKEDEKEIEELNKKYQTKKAKKLKAYRLARTAYLSEQFDLAQLLLNEIKAAEKKEIEAEEAVYEEQYQQIFSHSQTKVEEISEYLNTLNKDYKMEVKALLTTPEMEKLKISFKKKIEKAKEDIIKLEHLNF; encoded by the coding sequence ATGTCAAATCAATATTATCTAAAACACAGTAGACAAAGTATAAGCTTGGTTGCAAAGCCCTTTGCAGGAGGAGGCGAAGGCGATTTATACGAGGTACTCACGGCTTCTCATAAACAGTATGTTGCCAAAATCTATCATCCACAAAAACGCAGCAAAGAACGAGAAGAAAAAATAGCCTATCTTATTGAACATCCACCAGTTGGTTTGTCTGAAGAGGGGGCGATTGTTTGGGTGATAGATGCCTTATATGATGCCAATTATCAATTTGCTGGTTTTATTATGCCTTTTGCAAGAGGCAAAAAACTAGAGCTGCTTTGTTTGGGGAAATTATCTAGAAAATTAGGGCAAGAATGGAGTCGATTTGATTTTAAGCATAAAACGGCTCTGCAATATCGTTTGCGGGTTTGTTTTAATCTTGCCGCAGCAATTTATCAAATCCATGCGACCAATCACTATGTTTTGGTGGATATGAAGCCAGAGAATATTCTTATTCAGTCCAATGGTTTGTTGTCTATTGTAGATACCGATTCGGTAGAGGTGCTTGAAGATGGAGTGGCAATTTTTCCAGCTCCTGTTGCAACGCCTGAATATAGCCCACCCGAATTTTATCGCCAAGCAGAAGAAAAAAATAAGACCGTTAGGGAATCTTGGGATCGTTTTGGCTTGGCTGTTATCTTTTATAAATTGTTGTGTGGAATTCATCCTTTTGCAGCTTCAGCAAAACCTCCTTACGATCATTTAGTTAGTTTACATGAAAAAATAGAAGAAGGGTTGTTTGTTCACAACAAAACACGGCAAACGCTGCTAAATGTTGTGCCTCCTCCTCACCAGCGTTTTGAAGCGTTGGATCTAGGCCTACAAGATTTGTTTATTCAGTGTTTTGAAGGTGGGCATGAGAGTCCCGAACTTAGACCCACTGCCAATGAATGGTGTGCAGCTTTTTTAGTGGCGATTGGCGATGCTGAATTGGAGGCTCATTTTGCTCATATTATGGGGCTGTGGGGGGACACTGTGGGGCTAAAACGAGTGTTGCCATCTATGTTATACCGAAGTCATGAAATGATTTTAAACCCTAAAAAATGGCTAGAAAATGAACTCAATAATTTTTTTGAAGCTCCCCCTCAACTTCCAATGGCATTGACCAAAGCAATTAGAGGCAGCAATCAAGAAATGAAATTGAAATTAGAATGGTTGGATTATGGGGGCGCTTGGCTCTTATTTATTGTGGGGGCTTATTGGTATCTTTTGTTTGATGTAGAGCTAAAAACTTGGTTGCTCAATGATTTTTGGCTGTGGGACATTTTGTTGATTAATGCAACCTTTATTGCCATTTTGGTAATGGTACAAGTTATTTTCCCTAGACTGGTTTCTTTTGGGCGACATTTATTTTCTCCTCAAGTCCAGGTGCGACGTTTATGGCGAGAATTCAGATTGAGTTACCCCCAGTTGCAGCAAGATTCCGCTAAAGTTAAAGATACGTTGTTGCAACAATTCTTAAAAAAGAATGCCAAAAATATTGCAACCTTTGAGGCATTGAAAGAGCAACATATAGTTCCGCTCCAAACCTATTTAGAACAGCAAGATGGTCTAGTGAAAGGTTTAATGAAAGAGCGAAAAGCGACCATGGATAGGATTCAAAAAAAATATTTAATTCGAGCTGAAACGAATGCTTTATTGGCTGAAATGAAAGGGCGTAGCGTTGTCTCATTAGATAAACGCTTAAGGCATTATTACCAAAAGGAAATCAATGCTATCGAACGAAAGGCTTTGTTACAACCTGATTATCAGAAATTAGATGCACTGCACCAGCAGCACATAAACGAACATCTTGCAGCAACAGAAACAGCTCAAAACAAACTGATGGAAGAGGCAATGTCTGTGTTTCAACTGGATCATTTTTTTGACAAACAGCTAAAAAGCAATTCAGTTGAAAATAAGGTGCTTAAATCTTTGTTTAAGGAATATAACATCAATACACTTTGTGCCATTAAGGCAATGTATTATGATAAAAACCAAAATTTAGTAATTGCCTTAGAACGAGGGGATCATCTTTTGGTGCGTTCACAGCAATACCCTTATTTGGAGCATTTAAAAACATGTTTTTATCAGTATGAAGAGGCCATTGATTACGCTAGAAATCATGATCTTAATTATGGAAAGGAGTATTTTCAGGAACGTTATGCGATAAAGCGGAAAGAAGATGAAAAAGAGATAGAGGAACTAAATAAGAAATATCAGACTAAGAAAGCAAAAAAATTGAAAGCATATAGGTTAGCAAGAACCGCTTATCTGAGTGAGCAGTTTGACTTGGCTCAACTGTTATTAAATGAAATTAAGGCAGCAGAAAAAAAAGAAATCGAAGCCGAAGAAGCTGTTTATGAAGAACAATACCAACAAATTTTTAGTCACAGTCAAACAAAAGTAGAAGAAATAAGCGAGTATTTAAATACATTAAATAAAGACTATAAAATGGAAGTCAAGGCACTATTGACAACTCCTGAGATGGAAAAGCTTAAAATTTCATTTAAAAAGAAGATCGAAAAAGCAAAAGAAGATATTATTAAATTGGAGCACTTAAATTTTTGA